A genomic window from Nicotiana sylvestris chromosome 11, ASM39365v2, whole genome shotgun sequence includes:
- the LOC138881107 gene encoding uncharacterized protein produces the protein MSRGFAQSSGSSVSTSSVHPPAPTGRDAVRGGARGRGGPSRFYALSGCQNAEASPDVATGILSVQAIDCYALIDPGSSLSYVTPFIPSSFGVEPEQLHDSFSVSTPVGNSIIAVRVYRNCVVTVYGRATTGDLIELGMVDFDVIMGMDWLYSCFAKLDCGTRVMRLKFPNELVIEWKGNGVVPKGRFISYLKASKMIKKGCIYHLVRVADTTSEVSVPESVPVMNEFLEVFPDELPRIIGRLISGLTYCQIRIQYLFHHT, from the coding sequence ATGAGTAGGGGATTTGCTCAGTCATCTGGTTCTTCAGTCTCCACATCATCCGTGCATCCTCCCGCCCCAACAGGGCGCGATGCAGTTAGGGGTGGAGCTCGTGGTAGAGGTGGACCCAGCCGGTTTTACGCCTTGAGTGGTTGCCAGAATGCAGAGGCTTCCCCAGATGTTGCTACAGGTATATTGTCTGTTCAGGCCATTGATTgttatgctcttattgatccGGGGTCCTCTTTGTCTTATGTCACCCCATTCATTCCTTCAAGTTTTGGGGTAGAACCCGAACAACTTCATGATTCGTTCTCTGTATCGACTCCGGTTGGTAATTCTATTATAGCCGTGCGAGTTTATAGGAATTGTGTTGTCACGGTATATGGTCGTGCTACCACAGGCGATCTTATTGAGCTTggaatggtggattttgatgtgattatgggaatggactggCTTTATTCGTGCTTTGCTAAACTTGACTGTGGAACGAGAGTCATGAGGCTTAAGTTCCCTAATGAGCTGGTTATTGAGTGGAAGGGAAATGGTGTGGTACCAAAGGgtaggtttatttcttaccttaaggcttcGAAGATGAttaagaaggggtgtatctaccaTTTGGTCAGGGTGGCAGACACCACTTCAGAAGTGTCTGTTCCCGAGTCCGTGCCAGTCATGAATGAGTTTCTTGAAGTGTTTCCGGACGAGCTTCCAAGGATCATAGGGAGATTGATTTCTGGATTGACGTATTGCCAGATAcgcatccaatatctattccaccatacatAA